The Cottoperca gobio chromosome 5, fCotGob3.1, whole genome shotgun sequence region gcctaatttagcaattataaatgttttttgtgttggtgagcattttttcattcagtgttttcataaaagccttatttttatgcattttgttTGTTACAAATAACAATACAGTTActtttgtttaacattttaattaatcaaacctttaaattaaaaagttatACTTTTCAGGGTTCCTGCGGATCtttttagtattttttaaaactctttattttacCATCTGTCGTCTCAGTTTGGTGGTTAACAGACATCATTTTTTATCCTTTTCTGTTCTTCAATGTCTTCTGCAGTTTTAAAACCAGAGGATGTCTCTATGTTCTTACTCTGCAGCTTAAacctttaatttaatgtttaatgcagAGTTTTGTACACCAGGTGGCAGCAGTGGTCTGACGCAAGCACTTCAACTTCATTCAtgttaaataactttaaacttTCAAATATTTTCATACATAaacttgatgtgttttttttctttagattCCCAAGATTGCTCAGAATCTCATATTTCCTCCTGGTATTAAAGTTCTGCTCTGGATGTTATGATAGActtatatctctatctctttaaAAATGGATATTTTTCCAGCAGATATTATATGTAACAGCGATGATATTCCCCTTGAGGCGTTGCAGCCAAACTTTGTGTTGCATCTGTGTCATGCAACACACCGAGGACACTGAGAAAGTCGATTCTTAAAAACAGGCACACCAGTTGAGAGAAACATACAGATGTCGGACTATGATGACGCACAATTTAGTTAGTGACGGTCCCTCAAAAGGTTTTATGACATGAAAACATCTTTTGCTTCATCCAGTGTAATAAGTAGACTCGTCATAAAAAAACCAGGCTCACTAGAGATGTTAAGATTCTTGAAAAGCAATTTGTTATCCCAGTATAAAAACAAACGATTGATCCCATTTACTTCAAAATGcactcttatttttatttttattttctttttgtatactgtatacagagaataattagttttttaaatgtcttttttaatttaatatttatgtgaaaacatctccaaaCTGTGTTAAAGTTTCTCTccaaaaactatattttacctgattacatttgaacacatcataatttaGCTTCGCTCAATACTCATATTTACCGATttgagcttgaacgcatcacaACGTACCTCAATGCTTCCTGTTAGCTCCTTCTATATAGCCAACTAGGACTGTGCTGCTAACGCTAACTAGCGCTCCTCCTGATTTGAACACAGAATTATTGTTCACGTCTTATTATCTGTAGGTTTGCGATCACAAAGGTAAGCAGCCGCGACCTTTTGACAACCTGTACGGCTGCAGGGAGAGTCTGATCGACGGCATCAAGAGAGCCACTGATGTGATGATTGTCGGTAAAGTTGCCATGGTGACGGGCTACGGCGACGTGGGGAAAGGCTGCGTCCAGGCTCTGCGTGGGTTCGGAGCTCGCGTCATCGTCACCGAGATCGACCCCATCAACGCGCTGCAGGCCGCCATGGAAGGTAGTGGATGACGGCCAACACAATGATTTTAAACATCCTGAGAAGCTCAGCACTGTCAAGTTCTAGTCATGACTCTAAAAACTATATGATGATCCTCCCAGGCTCTATTATAGCTCATAAGTTGCAGCAGTTCTGAGGttgattttcattttgttgcacAGATTTGATGCCAAATTGATTAATTTCAACTCGAGAATTGATAAATTGTCAAATATTTGCTCGCCTgccacattaacacacaaagaCTGATAGAAAAGCTTGTGCTCGGCTTCTACGTTTCATGAGGCTGTGATTATCCGTGAGGGGACTAACTTCACAACACATGAATACAATGGGGCTCATTGGCTCCATAAGAGTCTCCGCTTTCCTCAGTCATATCCaatttatataattaatgtaattatgtaattagTTGAGGGACCCCAGTCTGCAGAAACCAACAGGCTACAATAACAACCGTCGGTATGTCTGTAAAGAGGAGACTCGTGGGTCTCCGTAGAACCCATTTTTATTGGGGTATGTTGAGACGAGAGGTCGAGGGACCCCTTTTGAAAGCAGCCAGATATTCCACTTTTGGAGCGTTATTTAGCATCCTCCACAACAAGGTTGGCGCCAATGGATTCCTTCGGTTTCCCAGCTTTAAACGGAGCCTGCTGCAGAGACGTAATGTTGGCTGGACTTTTAAGATTCAAATCTTGCCTCCAGCTCGAGCTGTCAAGATTGTATCAAACATCTTCAATCTGCACAAGTCATGACATACAGAACACTTGCTCAttatatagttttgtttttaaataaacacatgtttCTCTCTTAAAAACATCTTCCCTGAGGCGTCGAGATGTTAGTGCACGATCTGAACCTCTGTTGCTCTGCAGGGTACGAGGTCACCACCAtggaagaggaaggaaacatCTGCTTTATTAAACAGCTTCTGTCCCGATCACCTGTTCTCTCCTGTAGGTTCTGGCTCAGATCGAGTTGTGGAAGAACACGGACAAATATCCCCTCGGAGTCCACTTCCTGCCCAAGAAGGTGAGTCTCCACACGATGGTCAGGGCTTCTAATGCAGCGATCACCTGGACCAATGGGGccatttatatatgtatacttcaGTGTTGTGGTTTGTTTCATGTGTAGTGAAGTAAAGACTCATGCGTGGGACTCTTTGGCGTCCTGCTTCTCTGGCGACTCTTCCTCTCACAGTATTTTTATATCTGGAGGGAAGCGAGAAAAATTCTGAAGAGTTAAATACTAGAAGCGAGTTTATAAGTGTTGAGGTcggagtgatgatgatgatgatgatgggagaAGCCAGAGGCcactataaaaaaagaagcctgaactagcaatgtgtgtgtgtgtgtgtgtgtgtgtgtgtgtgtgtgtgtgtgtgtgtgtatgtgtgtgtgtgtgtgtatgtggtatTACAGTAAGaatgatttcaaaataaaagtgacctaataatacattgatgataagaAATCTACCGGCTGCAAACTGTATTTCAAAGAACAAActtgataataaaaaacactttattaaagaGAAATGTCGTTACTGAGGTCGAAGGTCAGCTAGGGACCTTTTtaggataaaacaaacaaacaggatatgGATCAAGATTGGTgactgaaaaaaagaagctattGAGTTCTGAAATCTTTGCTTTGAGGACGCTCTCGTCGTGTCTGTCAGTGAACTTAGAACGAGGTGAATTTCACTTAAGCctgaaaagcagagagaaaaagaaagcagtaaatccagatgtgatgtttttacGGAGCGTAGAATAGAGACCTGACATCGTGACATGAAACGGAAGGAGGGAGCTGCCGGTGCAGAGGATTTATTTAGTGCTTAACTGCACAACAAAGAAATGATATGGAGCTTTAAGGAGCGAAGTTCTGCCAACACGGAACATCTCACTCCACACGAGTCCTTCATGCTGCAGGAAATACTCCTGCAAAGGGAACATTCAACCGGACCGCTTTACGGATCCATTAACTCGTCAGTCCGGTCGATAAAGTTTGTTTAATCGTCGCTTGTCTCAAAATAAGAGTcaatgaaacaaatgtttgaaagaaaacattttgtaaatgtgtagaaaagggttagggttgaaGTTTATCAAGTAAATAAGAACTCTACATGATTAAAATGATCATAACTTGCAGCCTGACTGAAAAATGTCTTGACTTTCTTCTTCATGTAATTATTTAGCATTTCTACGTTTTTCTAACGAGCTTTGCT contains the following coding sequences:
- the LOC115007803 gene encoding uncharacterized protein LOC115007803 — its product is MVWFSGRAVTSSSLRITPLPPSPSLAFQVCDHKGKQPRPFDNLYGCRESLIDGIKRATDVMIVGKVAMVTGYGDVGKGCVQALRGFGARVIVTEIDPINALQAAMEGYEVTTMEEEGNICFIKQLLSRSPVLSCRFWLRSSCGRTRTNIPSESTSCPRSWMSRWQPPTWTNWG